From the genome of Epinephelus lanceolatus isolate andai-2023 chromosome 23, ASM4190304v1, whole genome shotgun sequence, one region includes:
- the pfkfb3 gene encoding 6-phosphofructo-2-kinase/fructose-2,6-bisphosphatase 3 isoform X4 has translation MISKSFSSSPCATIPASSRRTSWRVVCRLTVFLPAQEVKVSCPDYRDCNKTDAMLDFQRRIECYKTSYEPLDPDQYDRDLSFIKVIDVGRRFLVNRIQDHIQSKIVYYLMNIHVQPRTIYLCRHGESTDNLEGRLGGDAGLSPRGKQFSVALARFVEEQQLQDLKVWTSQLCSSIQTAEHLGVPYEQWKALNEIDAGLCEEMTYDEMKEKFPEEFALRDEDKYYYRYPAGESYQDLVQRVEPVIMDLERQENVLVICHQAVMRCLLAYFLDKSAEEMPYLKCPLHTVLKLTPVAYGCKVESISLNVEAVNTHRDRPEEVKRGPGTLIRRNSVTPLTSPETNIKKPRIDDLDEAPIQELPPSVASLALCSPSHIPLALAGQHWLGKVCLRTVLQYLKVVSLLVFQR, from the exons ATGATTTCAAA ATCTTTTTCATCGAGTCCGTGTGCGACGATCCCAGCGTCATCGCGTCGAACATCATG GCGTGTTGTTTGCCGCTTGACAGTCTTCCTTCCTGCGCAGGAAGTGAAGGTGTCGTGTCCTGACTACCGGGACTGCAACAAGACTGATGCCATGTTGGATTTCCAGAGAAGAATTGAATGCTACAAAACCAGCTACGAACCTCTGGACCCTGATCAGTATGACAG AGATCTCTCCTTCATCAAGGTGATAGATGTGGGCCGGCGTTTCCTTGTTAACCGGATCCAGGATCACATCCAGAGTAAGATCGTCTACTACCTGATGAACATCCACGTTCAGCCCCGCACCATCTACCTGTGTCGGCACGGAGAGAGCACCGACAACCTGGAGGGGCGGCTGGGCGGTGATGCAGGCCTCTCACCTCGTGGCAAACAG TTTTCAGTTGCCCTGGCTCGGtttgtggaggagcagcagctgcaggatcTGAAGGTTTGGACAAGCCAGCTGTGCAGCAGCATCCAGACTGCAGAGCACCTGGGAGTCCCGTACGAGCAGTGGAAGGCTCTCAATGAGATAGACGCT GGACTGTGTGAAGAGATGACGTATGATGAGATGAAGGAGAAATTCCCAGAGGAGTTTGCTTTGAGAGATGAAGACAAATACTACTATCGCTACCCAGCTGGAGAG TCCTACCAAGATCTGGTTCAGCGGGTGGAGCCGGTCATCATGGACCTAGAGAGGCAAGAGAACGTCCTGGTTATTTGTCACCAGGCTGTCATGCGCTGCCTGCTGGCCTACTTCCTGGATAAAAGTGCAG AGGAGATGCCCTACCTGAAGTGTCCCCTCCACACGGTGCTGAAGCTCACCCCGGTCGCCTATGGGTGCAAAGTGGAGTCCATCTCTCTAAATGTGGAGGCAGTGAACACCCACAGGGACAGACCGGAG GAGGTGAAGAGGGGTCCTGGCACCTTGATCAGGAGGAACAGTGTGACTCCTCTGACCAGCCCCGAGACAAACATCAAGAAACCTCGCATCGATGACCTGGATGAGGCTCCAATCCAGGAGCTGCCCCCGTCTGTTGCCTCGCTGGCACTCTGCAGCCCCTCACACATCCCTCTCGCCCTAGCGGGACAG CACTGGCTGGGCAAAGTTTGCCT ACGAACCGTCCTCCAATATCTGAAAGTGGTTTCACTCTTAGTCTTTCaaaggtaa
- the pfkfb3 gene encoding 6-phosphofructo-2-kinase/fructose-2,6-bisphosphatase 3 isoform X2, giving the protein MPRELTQNRIQKIWVPTKDDKPAPRRVAGAPHFANPPTVIVMVGLPARGKTYMSKKLTRYLNWIGMPTKVFNVGEYRREAVKNYSSYDFFKPDNECAVKIRQQCALAALRDVKSYLKDEGGQVAVFDATNTTRERRDMILQFGSENDFKIFFIESVCDDPSVIASNIMEVKVSCPDYRDCNKTDAMLDFQRRIECYKTSYEPLDPDQYDRDLSFIKVIDVGRRFLVNRIQDHIQSKIVYYLMNIHVQPRTIYLCRHGESTDNLEGRLGGDAGLSPRGKQFSVALARFVEEQQLQDLKVWTSQLCSSIQTAEHLGVPYEQWKALNEIDAGLCEEMTYDEMKEKFPEEFALRDEDKYYYRYPAGESYQDLVQRVEPVIMDLERQENVLVICHQAVMRCLLAYFLDKSAEEMPYLKCPLHTVLKLTPVAYGCKVESISLNVEAVNTHRDRPEEVKRGPGTLIRRNSVTPLTSPETNIKKPRIDDLDEAPIQELPPSVASLALCSPSHIPLALAGQNLRRSSSGRRDVLQPCQ; this is encoded by the exons ATGCCCAGAGAGCTGACCCAGAACAGGATCCAAAAGATCTGGGTGCCCACCAAGGATGACAAGCCGGCACCTCGCAGAG TGGCCGGCGCCCCTCACTTCGCCAACCCCCCCACGGTCATCGTGATGGTGGGTCTTCCGGCTAGAGGCAAGACATACATGTCCAAGAAACTCACCCGCTACCTCAACTGGATCGGCATGCCCACCAAAG TCTTCAATGTGGGAGAGTACCGCAGAGAGGCGGTCAAGAACTACAGCTCCTATGACTTCTTCAAGCCTGATAATGAGTGTGCCGTGAAAATCAGGCA GCAATGTGCCTTAGCAGCCTTGAGGGATGTCAAATCCTATTTGAAGGACGAGGGAGGCCAAGTAGCG GTCTTTGAtgccacaaacacaacaagggAAAGGCGAGACATGATCCTGCAGTTTGGCAGTGAGAATGATTTCAAA ATCTTTTTCATCGAGTCCGTGTGCGACGATCCCAGCGTCATCGCGTCGAACATCATG GAAGTGAAGGTGTCGTGTCCTGACTACCGGGACTGCAACAAGACTGATGCCATGTTGGATTTCCAGAGAAGAATTGAATGCTACAAAACCAGCTACGAACCTCTGGACCCTGATCAGTATGACAG AGATCTCTCCTTCATCAAGGTGATAGATGTGGGCCGGCGTTTCCTTGTTAACCGGATCCAGGATCACATCCAGAGTAAGATCGTCTACTACCTGATGAACATCCACGTTCAGCCCCGCACCATCTACCTGTGTCGGCACGGAGAGAGCACCGACAACCTGGAGGGGCGGCTGGGCGGTGATGCAGGCCTCTCACCTCGTGGCAAACAG TTTTCAGTTGCCCTGGCTCGGtttgtggaggagcagcagctgcaggatcTGAAGGTTTGGACAAGCCAGCTGTGCAGCAGCATCCAGACTGCAGAGCACCTGGGAGTCCCGTACGAGCAGTGGAAGGCTCTCAATGAGATAGACGCT GGACTGTGTGAAGAGATGACGTATGATGAGATGAAGGAGAAATTCCCAGAGGAGTTTGCTTTGAGAGATGAAGACAAATACTACTATCGCTACCCAGCTGGAGAG TCCTACCAAGATCTGGTTCAGCGGGTGGAGCCGGTCATCATGGACCTAGAGAGGCAAGAGAACGTCCTGGTTATTTGTCACCAGGCTGTCATGCGCTGCCTGCTGGCCTACTTCCTGGATAAAAGTGCAG AGGAGATGCCCTACCTGAAGTGTCCCCTCCACACGGTGCTGAAGCTCACCCCGGTCGCCTATGGGTGCAAAGTGGAGTCCATCTCTCTAAATGTGGAGGCAGTGAACACCCACAGGGACAGACCGGAG GAGGTGAAGAGGGGTCCTGGCACCTTGATCAGGAGGAACAGTGTGACTCCTCTGACCAGCCCCGAGACAAACATCAAGAAACCTCGCATCGATGACCTGGATGAGGCTCCAATCCAGGAGCTGCCCCCGTCTGTTGCCTCGCTGGCACTCTGCAGCCCCTCACACATCCCTCTCGCCCTAGCGGGACAG AACCTGAGGAGAAGCTCATCTGGTCGCCGAGATGTCCTGCAGCCCTGCCAATGA
- the pfkfb3 gene encoding 6-phosphofructo-2-kinase/fructose-2,6-bisphosphatase 3 isoform X3 has translation MPRELTQNRIQKIWVPTKDDKPAPRRVAGAPHFANPPTVIVMVGLPARGKTYMSKKLTRYLNWIGMPTKVFNVGEYRREAVKNYSSYDFFKPDNECAVKIRQQCALAALRDVKSYLKDEGGQVAVFDATNTTRERRDMILQFGSENDFKIFFIESVCDDPSVIASNIMEVKVSCPDYRDCNKTDAMLDFQRRIECYKTSYEPLDPDQYDRDLSFIKVIDVGRRFLVNRIQDHIQSKIVYYLMNIHVQPRTIYLCRHGESTDNLEGRLGGDAGLSPRGKQFSVALARFVEEQQLQDLKVWTSQLCSSIQTAEHLGVPYEQWKALNEIDAGLCEEMTYDEMKEKFPEEFALRDEDKYYYRYPAGESYQDLVQRVEPVIMDLERQENVLVICHQAVMRCLLAYFLDKSAEEMPYLKCPLHTVLKLTPVAYGCKVESISLNVEAVNTHRDRPEEVKRGPGTLIRRNSVTPLTSPETNIKKPRIDDLDEAPIQELPPSVASLALCSPSHIPLALAGQHWLGKVCLT, from the exons ATGCCCAGAGAGCTGACCCAGAACAGGATCCAAAAGATCTGGGTGCCCACCAAGGATGACAAGCCGGCACCTCGCAGAG TGGCCGGCGCCCCTCACTTCGCCAACCCCCCCACGGTCATCGTGATGGTGGGTCTTCCGGCTAGAGGCAAGACATACATGTCCAAGAAACTCACCCGCTACCTCAACTGGATCGGCATGCCCACCAAAG TCTTCAATGTGGGAGAGTACCGCAGAGAGGCGGTCAAGAACTACAGCTCCTATGACTTCTTCAAGCCTGATAATGAGTGTGCCGTGAAAATCAGGCA GCAATGTGCCTTAGCAGCCTTGAGGGATGTCAAATCCTATTTGAAGGACGAGGGAGGCCAAGTAGCG GTCTTTGAtgccacaaacacaacaagggAAAGGCGAGACATGATCCTGCAGTTTGGCAGTGAGAATGATTTCAAA ATCTTTTTCATCGAGTCCGTGTGCGACGATCCCAGCGTCATCGCGTCGAACATCATG GAAGTGAAGGTGTCGTGTCCTGACTACCGGGACTGCAACAAGACTGATGCCATGTTGGATTTCCAGAGAAGAATTGAATGCTACAAAACCAGCTACGAACCTCTGGACCCTGATCAGTATGACAG AGATCTCTCCTTCATCAAGGTGATAGATGTGGGCCGGCGTTTCCTTGTTAACCGGATCCAGGATCACATCCAGAGTAAGATCGTCTACTACCTGATGAACATCCACGTTCAGCCCCGCACCATCTACCTGTGTCGGCACGGAGAGAGCACCGACAACCTGGAGGGGCGGCTGGGCGGTGATGCAGGCCTCTCACCTCGTGGCAAACAG TTTTCAGTTGCCCTGGCTCGGtttgtggaggagcagcagctgcaggatcTGAAGGTTTGGACAAGCCAGCTGTGCAGCAGCATCCAGACTGCAGAGCACCTGGGAGTCCCGTACGAGCAGTGGAAGGCTCTCAATGAGATAGACGCT GGACTGTGTGAAGAGATGACGTATGATGAGATGAAGGAGAAATTCCCAGAGGAGTTTGCTTTGAGAGATGAAGACAAATACTACTATCGCTACCCAGCTGGAGAG TCCTACCAAGATCTGGTTCAGCGGGTGGAGCCGGTCATCATGGACCTAGAGAGGCAAGAGAACGTCCTGGTTATTTGTCACCAGGCTGTCATGCGCTGCCTGCTGGCCTACTTCCTGGATAAAAGTGCAG AGGAGATGCCCTACCTGAAGTGTCCCCTCCACACGGTGCTGAAGCTCACCCCGGTCGCCTATGGGTGCAAAGTGGAGTCCATCTCTCTAAATGTGGAGGCAGTGAACACCCACAGGGACAGACCGGAG GAGGTGAAGAGGGGTCCTGGCACCTTGATCAGGAGGAACAGTGTGACTCCTCTGACCAGCCCCGAGACAAACATCAAGAAACCTCGCATCGATGACCTGGATGAGGCTCCAATCCAGGAGCTGCCCCCGTCTGTTGCCTCGCTGGCACTCTGCAGCCCCTCACACATCCCTCTCGCCCTAGCGGGACAG CACTGGCTGGGCAAAGTTTGCCT AACCTGA
- the pfkfb3 gene encoding 6-phosphofructo-2-kinase/fructose-2,6-bisphosphatase 3 isoform X1, with product MPRELTQNRIQKIWVPTKDDKPAPRRVAGAPHFANPPTVIVMVGLPARGKTYMSKKLTRYLNWIGMPTKVFNVGEYRREAVKNYSSYDFFKPDNECAVKIRQQCALAALRDVKSYLKDEGGQVAVFDATNTTRERRDMILQFGSENDFKIFFIESVCDDPSVIASNIMEVKVSCPDYRDCNKTDAMLDFQRRIECYKTSYEPLDPDQYDRDLSFIKVIDVGRRFLVNRIQDHIQSKIVYYLMNIHVQPRTIYLCRHGESTDNLEGRLGGDAGLSPRGKQFSVALARFVEEQQLQDLKVWTSQLCSSIQTAEHLGVPYEQWKALNEIDAGLCEEMTYDEMKEKFPEEFALRDEDKYYYRYPAGESYQDLVQRVEPVIMDLERQENVLVICHQAVMRCLLAYFLDKSAEEMPYLKCPLHTVLKLTPVAYGCKVESISLNVEAVNTHRDRPEEVKRGPGTLIRRNSVTPLTSPETNIKKPRIDDLDEAPIQELPPSVASLALCSPSHIPLALAGQHWLGKVCLRTVLQYLKVVSLLVFQR from the exons ATGCCCAGAGAGCTGACCCAGAACAGGATCCAAAAGATCTGGGTGCCCACCAAGGATGACAAGCCGGCACCTCGCAGAG TGGCCGGCGCCCCTCACTTCGCCAACCCCCCCACGGTCATCGTGATGGTGGGTCTTCCGGCTAGAGGCAAGACATACATGTCCAAGAAACTCACCCGCTACCTCAACTGGATCGGCATGCCCACCAAAG TCTTCAATGTGGGAGAGTACCGCAGAGAGGCGGTCAAGAACTACAGCTCCTATGACTTCTTCAAGCCTGATAATGAGTGTGCCGTGAAAATCAGGCA GCAATGTGCCTTAGCAGCCTTGAGGGATGTCAAATCCTATTTGAAGGACGAGGGAGGCCAAGTAGCG GTCTTTGAtgccacaaacacaacaagggAAAGGCGAGACATGATCCTGCAGTTTGGCAGTGAGAATGATTTCAAA ATCTTTTTCATCGAGTCCGTGTGCGACGATCCCAGCGTCATCGCGTCGAACATCATG GAAGTGAAGGTGTCGTGTCCTGACTACCGGGACTGCAACAAGACTGATGCCATGTTGGATTTCCAGAGAAGAATTGAATGCTACAAAACCAGCTACGAACCTCTGGACCCTGATCAGTATGACAG AGATCTCTCCTTCATCAAGGTGATAGATGTGGGCCGGCGTTTCCTTGTTAACCGGATCCAGGATCACATCCAGAGTAAGATCGTCTACTACCTGATGAACATCCACGTTCAGCCCCGCACCATCTACCTGTGTCGGCACGGAGAGAGCACCGACAACCTGGAGGGGCGGCTGGGCGGTGATGCAGGCCTCTCACCTCGTGGCAAACAG TTTTCAGTTGCCCTGGCTCGGtttgtggaggagcagcagctgcaggatcTGAAGGTTTGGACAAGCCAGCTGTGCAGCAGCATCCAGACTGCAGAGCACCTGGGAGTCCCGTACGAGCAGTGGAAGGCTCTCAATGAGATAGACGCT GGACTGTGTGAAGAGATGACGTATGATGAGATGAAGGAGAAATTCCCAGAGGAGTTTGCTTTGAGAGATGAAGACAAATACTACTATCGCTACCCAGCTGGAGAG TCCTACCAAGATCTGGTTCAGCGGGTGGAGCCGGTCATCATGGACCTAGAGAGGCAAGAGAACGTCCTGGTTATTTGTCACCAGGCTGTCATGCGCTGCCTGCTGGCCTACTTCCTGGATAAAAGTGCAG AGGAGATGCCCTACCTGAAGTGTCCCCTCCACACGGTGCTGAAGCTCACCCCGGTCGCCTATGGGTGCAAAGTGGAGTCCATCTCTCTAAATGTGGAGGCAGTGAACACCCACAGGGACAGACCGGAG GAGGTGAAGAGGGGTCCTGGCACCTTGATCAGGAGGAACAGTGTGACTCCTCTGACCAGCCCCGAGACAAACATCAAGAAACCTCGCATCGATGACCTGGATGAGGCTCCAATCCAGGAGCTGCCCCCGTCTGTTGCCTCGCTGGCACTCTGCAGCCCCTCACACATCCCTCTCGCCCTAGCGGGACAG CACTGGCTGGGCAAAGTTTGCCT ACGAACCGTCCTCCAATATCTGAAAGTGGTTTCACTCTTAGTCTTTCaaaggtaa